The nucleotide sequence GTACAGTAATCATCCAAGGAGATGTTAACCCAGGAGGTACAATTATCGCAGACGGAGACATTTTAATTTGGGGGTGTTTACGGGGAGTCGCTCATGCCGGTGCCACAGGAAACTCTGAATGTACCATTATGGCTTTGCGAATGGAACCGACTCAGCTTAGAATTGCCGATGTCGTCGCTAGAGCGCCTTCGATCTCGCCGGCACAATTTGAGCCGGAAGTGGCTTTTATTACTCCAGAAGGCATCCGCATTGATCAGGCGTATAATTTTCCCAAAACCCATTCTTTTAACTCAGAAATGGGCGGCTGGAAATAAGTTATTAAACGCTTGTATCATGCCTGATCACCGATTAAATTTTGAATAAATGAATCCGCACATGAGTGAATCAACTATGGGTCGTATAATGGTCGTTACCTCTGGTAAGGGGGGAGTCGGAAAAACAACTGTGACTGCTAATTTAGGCACAGGATTAGCCAAATTAGGTGCTAGAGTTGCCTTAGTGGATGCAGATTTTGGTTTAAGAAATTTAGACTTACTGCTAGGACTAGAACAAAGAGTCGTTTATACAGCCATCGATGTTTTGGCCGGAGAGTGTACTCTAGAAAAAGCCCTCGTTAAAGATAAACGTCAAGAAGGGTTAGTGCTATTGCCAGCCGCTCAAAATCGCACTAAAGAAGCGGTTAACCCCGAGCAAATGCAAGAGCTAACCGATAAACTGGCTAAGAGTTATGATTATGTCATCATCGATTGTCCTGCTGGCATAGAAATGGGATTTCGCAATGCTGTCGCTCCGGCTCAAGAGGCGATCATTGTCACCACTCCAGAAATGGCGGCTTTACGAGATGCTGATCGCGTCGTAGGGTTACTCGAAAATGAGGATATTAAAAGTATCCGCTTAATTGTCAACCGCGTTAGACCAGAAATGATCCAACTCAATCAGATGATTAGTGTCGAGGATATTTTAGATTTGCTCGTTATTCCTCTGATTGGAATTGTCCCTGATGATGAGCGAATTATTACCTCCACTAACCGAGGTGAACCTGTTGTCGGAGAAGAAAAACCGTCCCTGCCGGCTATGGCTTTTATGAATATTGCTCGCCGTCTTCAAGGAGATGATGTTCCTTTTCTCGATTTGATGACTAATCAAGATAATATTATTACCCGTCTTCTTCGTCGTTTTTTAGGTAAGTAATATTGTGTTTTTATCTACCCGAGTCAAATTAAACCAATGATTATTGAATTGCTAGAAAAAATTTTTTCTTGGTCAGGTTCAAATAAAAGTGGCAAGGAAGCCAAACGTCGTCTAAAACTCATCATTGCTCATGATCGTTTAGGCATCAATCCCGAAGCCCTTGAAGCCATGCGAAAAGAACTTTTAGAAGTGGTGAGTCGTTATGTAGAAATTGATCCAGAAGAAACCGAGTTATCCATAGAAAGTGACCAAAGAATGACAGTTTTAATCGCTAATTTGCCGATTAGAAAAGTGAAACGCTTCCCGAAAATGTCTAGCCCTGAGTCATAATTTGTTGATCACTAAATTGGGCAGCAATTCTCAAGCGATGGGTCAGAAAACTCTCAAGGGATTTTAACTCTGCTCTAGGCGAATCCGAAAATTTTTCTATTTTTCTACGTAGAATAAACTTGATTAAGATAAGATAGACAAATTGAGAATCCCACAATAAAGAGGTTCCATGACAATCAAGCGAGTAATTTTAGGGGTGTTAACTGTTGTAGCACTAATCCCCGTCCTGTTCAATTTGATTGGGAGTGTCAATCAGCCGCAGGTTCAAGCTAACTTACAACTCTATCAAACAAATTTAATTTTACAGGCTTCAGAATTATCATTAGATGCCTTTCCTAACTCATCATCAACCGCCGGTGCTGAGGTGGGCGGCTGGCGTGCGGCTATACTGGGAAATGAGCCTTATAAGCTGGCTCAAAATCAATATGAAGAAGCCAAAAAATTAGCCGAAAAAAATCTATCAAAACTCGAAGATAAACTCAATATATTATCGGAAAATCAACCGGAAATTACAGTAGAAAATAAAATTAATTTATCTAAATTACTGTCCAATAATACAGAAAAAAACGAATTAAAACAAAAAATTAATCAAGAAAAAAAATCGATAGCGGCTCTAGAGTTAAAATTAGGATTGATTCAAGCAAAAAGAGGAGAAATACAAGAAGCCAAAGAAATTTGGCAAAGATTAGCGAGTGGAGTGTCTCCCGAACTAACTAAAGATAAAATAGCTACCACAGCCGCAATATTAAAACAATTATGGAGTCAACCCTCAACAATTTCGAAAACCGTAGAACCAACTTTAAAAACCAATCTTCAAGGATGGTTCCGCTATGCGGCATTAAGACAATTATACGAAACAACCCATCAGCAAGAAGCTCTGGCTAACCTGGAAAAACAAGAACAAGCCATAGCCACTCAAGCGGCTAGTAAATTAGCTTTAATTTCAGGCATTCCCATCCTCGCTGGAATTATTGGATTAGGTCTATTAATTTTCCTGTTAATTCAATTATTGATCAATCCAAAAAAAGCACTATTAACTATTACTGATGCACAAGCCTGGGAAACCCCTTGGGGAGGAGAAACCATCTGGCAAGTTTTAATCGTTGGCTTTGTATTTTTCGGACAAATTTTGTTGCCGCTTGTATTTAGCTTGGGATTTGGATTGTTAGAGATAAATCCTAGTAGTTTCAGTTTAAGAGCTAAAGCCATCTATGTGTTTTTGAGCTATA is from Gloeothece verrucosa PCC 7822 and encodes:
- the minD gene encoding septum site-determining protein MinD; this translates as MGRIMVVTSGKGGVGKTTVTANLGTGLAKLGARVALVDADFGLRNLDLLLGLEQRVVYTAIDVLAGECTLEKALVKDKRQEGLVLLPAAQNRTKEAVNPEQMQELTDKLAKSYDYVIIDCPAGIEMGFRNAVAPAQEAIIVTTPEMAALRDADRVVGLLENEDIKSIRLIVNRVRPEMIQLNQMISVEDILDLLVIPLIGIVPDDERIITSTNRGEPVVGEEKPSLPAMAFMNIARRLQGDDVPFLDLMTNQDNIITRLLRRFLGK
- the minE gene encoding cell division topological specificity factor MinE, which translates into the protein MIIELLEKIFSWSGSNKSGKEAKRRLKLIIAHDRLGINPEALEAMRKELLEVVSRYVEIDPEETELSIESDQRMTVLIANLPIRKVKRFPKMSSPES
- a CDS encoding CPBP family intramembrane glutamic endopeptidase, which translates into the protein MTIKRVILGVLTVVALIPVLFNLIGSVNQPQVQANLQLYQTNLILQASELSLDAFPNSSSTAGAEVGGWRAAILGNEPYKLAQNQYEEAKKLAEKNLSKLEDKLNILSENQPEITVENKINLSKLLSNNTEKNELKQKINQEKKSIAALELKLGLIQAKRGEIQEAKEIWQRLASGVSPELTKDKIATTAAILKQLWSQPSTISKTVEPTLKTNLQGWFRYAALRQLYETTHQQEALANLEKQEQAIATQAASKLALISGIPILAGIIGLGLLIFLLIQLLINPKKALLTITDAQAWETPWGGETIWQVLIVGFVFFGQILLPLVFSLGFGLLEINPSSFSLRAKAIYVFLSYIIMALGGFSVLYLSIRPYFPIPKDWFRFRWLSNWIVWGLGGYLVAIPLVVIVSLINQKIWQGEGGSNPLLMLALESQDTVALIIFFVTAAIAAPLFEEVMFRGFLLPSLTRYIPVWAAIGVSGLIFAVAHLNVSEVMPLATLGIILGVVYTRSRNLLSSMLLHSLWNSGTLLSLFLLGSGAG